Within Kutzneria chonburiensis, the genomic segment CCACCTGGGCAACCTGGTCTAGGTAGAAGTCCGGAGTGTCGTCCAGGTGCGCGAGGATGTCCGGGGTCAGCCAGCCGAGGCCGGCCATCCGGGCCCGCAGCAGGACCTTCTGGGCCGCGACGTCACGGTGGTCGACGTCGAAGTCGGCCGAGGGGAAGTAGAACATCGCCATCGCGCGGGTGGCGTCCTGGATCGGGCGCAGGAGGGCCGAGCGCCCGGACTCCTGGTCCTGGTGTTCGAGCAGCCACTGGTCCAGGCCGAACTCGTTGGGCACGCTGTAGAAGGCGAGCACGTGCCCGAGGTGGTGGAGGAAGCGGTCGTGCGGCCCGAAGACCATCTCCCGCAGCGACGAGTGCAGCCCGTCGGCCCCGACCACCAGGTCGAAGCGCCGCCGGTCGCCGCCCGCGAAGACCACGTCGACCCCGTCCGCGTCCTGCGTGAGCTCGGCGATCCGGTCACCGAAGACGTACTCGACGCCGTCGCGGGTGTCGTCGTACAGCACCCGCGACAGGTCCCCGCGCAGGATCTCGATGTCCGCGATGAACCCGTCGCCACCGTCGTCCTCAGCGCGGAAGGTCTCCAGCACCTGCCCGTCCGCGTCCACGATCTGCGCACCCGCTGTGTCGGTGCAGGCCGCGCGTACCGTGTCGGCCAGCCCCATCCGCGCGATGACCTCCCTGGCCACCCCGCGCGCGTCCACCGCCTGTCCGCCGGGCCGCAGCTCGGAGGCCCGCTCCACCACCGTCACCTCGGCTCCCCACCGCCGCAGCCAGTGGGCCAGCGCCGGGCCCGCGATGCTCGCCCCCGCCACCAACACCCTGGGACCGCGCGTCCCCCGCTCCTGCTCGGCGTCGCCCATCAGTGCCTCCCCGTGCTTCCTCCCGCGCTGGAATGGTGCCAGCACCCGCCCCTCCGCCGTCGGGAGTCGGCCAAACCCGCGTGTCGCGGGTCCGGGAGCACGAGGCGAACGGCCCTGAATAGCGAGCCGAGCCGGGCGAGTTGGGCAGGGAGATGGTAGGTGCGCGGCGCGGGCGCTCGACGCGACCACGGCACGTCCGGGACCTAGACGGTCGCGACGGTGTTGACCGCCAAGGCCAGGATCGCTGATCCCGTGTGCACGGCAAGAGAGGCGCGGCCCGGCACCTGATTTGCCGTGGGGTGGTGGTGCTGTGTGGTGCCCGCGCCGCGCGTTCGCCACTCTGCTGCCTACCACCCGCCGGCCGCCGACCCGGACCGGTGGGACAGGGAGGCGGTAGTCGCGCGGCGCGGGTGCCAGACGCGACCACCGCACGCCCCAGACCTAGACGATCGCGACGGCGTTGACCAGCAGGGCCAAGATGGCCAACACCGTGCGCAAGGTGTGGAAGCGGCGCCACAGAGGACGTGGATCGGGCCACTCCGCCGGGATGGACGACGTGTCCAAGGCCTTGACGCGGCGGTTGATCGGCACGTTGCACAGGTGGGAAACGCCGGACACGGCAAGGAGAAGCACGGCGCCGGTGCCGAACAACACGGCGTGGTCGGTGAGCACGGCCAAGGCGACGTCCACTGCGGTCGAGGTGAGCACGATGACGGGCATGGTGGGATCCCAGTTGCGGCCCAACAACCGGTGGGTCTCGATGTAGCGGTCCATGGGCATGGCGAACAAGGCCGGCAGGACGCTCAACGCCACGGCGAACAGGACGCCGGCGGTGAGGCCGCTGCCGAGAAGCTCCACAATGGACAAGGCGCTGACGATCACGGCAAAGCCTCGGCGGCGATGAGGTCGAGCTGGGCGGGATCGGTGGTGCACGGGAACAGGATCAACTCGTCGCAACCGACTGAGGCGTAGGCGGCGATCGTCTCCCGCAACCGGCCGGCGTCGGTGATGGCGCCGGCGGCGGCCATCTCGGCCTTGGGACCGGCGAAAGCGTAGTACGCACGGAGGTAGCTCTGCGCCTGCGAACGGCCGTCAGGGCCGAGGCTGACGTAGCCCAAGGACATCATCCGCGGCGAGTCCGAGCGGCCGGCCTTCTTCCACGCCGAGCGGGCCTGCTCGGCCAAGGCGGCGTAGCCGGCGGTGGAACTGCCGCCGCCGATCCAACCCTGCCCATGCGCCGCCGCCCGGCGCATGGCGGCGGGGGAGTGCCCGCCCATGACGAGCGGGGGAGCGGCGGCGGGGCCGACGCCGGAGCCGGCCCACACCTCGCGGAAAGTGGCGACGATGTCGTCCAACCGCTTGCCACGCCCCGCGAACGCGGTGCCGGCCTCGACGAAGTCGTCCTCACGCCCACCGGCGGCCACGCCGACCACCAACCGGCCACCGCTGAGATGGTCGACGGTGGCGAGCTGCTTGGCCAACACGGCAGGACTGTCCCGGTAGGCGGCGATCAAAATGGTCGCGGCCAACCGAATCCGCGAGGTCACGGCGGCGGCCGCGGCCAACGCGACCACCGGCTCGTAGTTGTCGTACACCAGCCGGTCCAACACACCGAGGCTGGCGAAGCCGAGGCGCTCGGCCCGGCGGGCCCACTCGGTCAGCACCGGCCCGGTCACTCCCGGCACAGTGGTGGGCAGCCCGACCCCGATGTCCATGCTCACTCCTTGCGACCGATCACCACAGCGTTGCCCCGTCCGATCCTGGTGCTCGTGACGTCGGCGAAACCGGCGTCCTGCAACCACTGCTGGCACTCGACGACCGGATAGGCCTGGCCGCCCTCGGTCATCAGCAGCATGTGCAGCCCGGCGACCGACGCGTCGCGCACGGGGCGCTCCAGGTCGGTCATGGGGTCGTAGACCAGCAGTGCCCCGCCCGGCTTGACGGCCTCGAACGCCTTGAACACCAACGAGATCCGCTCGTTGAGCGAGAAGTCGGCCAGCACGTGCCCGATGACCAGCACGTCGGCCCGCGGGAACGGGTCGCGGAACAGGTCACCGCCGGTGAAACCGGCCCGGTCGGACACGCCGCGCAACCGCATGTGGTCGCTGAACGGACCCTCGTTGGCCGGCTGGTCGAACACGTGCCCGTGCAGATGCGGGAACGCCGTCAGCATCAGGCTGACCATGTTGCCGCGCGCGCCGCCGATGTCGGCCATGGTGTTGTACTTGGACCAGTCCAACGCGCCGGCCAGGTCGTCGGCCAACGGGCCGCTCAAAGCGTCCTGCATGGCCAGATACCCCAGCTGCGCCCGCGGATCGGCGACCGCGTCGGCGGCGGTGCCGGGCACCTGGGCCTGGCCGGTACGCAACGCGGTGGTCAGCTGAGCCCACGCCGGATACAGGATGTAGTTCGCGCCTTCGAGGAAGCCGCCCTGGTAGTCGGGGCCGCGCACGAGCTGGGCGGCCGCAACAGCGCTGTTGCGGTACCGCGTGCCGTCACGCACCAACAGGCCCAACGCCACCAGGGCGTCGAAGAACTCGCCGGCCGCACGGGCGTGCAGCCCGAGCCGGGCCCGCAGCTCGTCCTCGGTCGCCGGCCCGCCGGCCAGCTCGGTGAACAGCCCGAGCTCGACCGCGCTCAGCACGATCTTGGCCGTGCAGAACGCCGTGCCGAGCTCGATGATGTCCACCGCAGGTTCCGTCGCCGTCACCCCTGCTCCCTTTCCCGTCGCACCTCGACCAGCACGGCCGCGTCCTCGTCGCCGCGGCCGGCGGCCATCACGTCGTCGTAGCGCGACACGGCCGCGTCCACCACCGGCAGGTCGATGCCGTTGGCCCGGGCCTGCTCGCCGGCCAACAGCAGGTCCTTGCGCATCAACACCGTGCGGAACGCCGCCGGCGAGTACCTCCGCTGCCGCATGAAACCCGACCGGAAGGCCAACACCGGCGACTGCCAGCCACTGTTGTCGATGGCGTCCAGCAACACGTCCCGGCCCAGCCCCGCGCCCTCGGCGAACTCGACGGCCTCGGCCAGCCCGGCCACCTGCACGCCGAGCATCAGGTTGAACGCCAGCTTCAACGTGCTGGCCCGGCCGGTCGGGCCGAGGAACCGGATCTCCTGGCTGAGCACGGACAGCACGTCCCGCACACCGTCCACATCGGACTCACGGCCGGCCGCGAACACGCGCAGCTTGCCGGCCAGCGCCATCTGCGGATTGCCCAGCACGCACGCCTCGACCCGGGTGACGCCGGACGCGTTCAGCCTCAGTTCGGTGTTGCGGGCGAAGGTCGGCGACACGGTCGAGGTGTCGACCACCACCGTGCCGGGCTTGAGCCGCCCGACCGCGTCGCCGAACAGCACATCGTCCACAGCGGACTCGTCGGCCAGGCTGATCAGCACGACCTCGGCCCCGTCACAGGCCTCGGCGGCCGAGGCGGCGAGCGTCGCGCCGGCCTTGACCAGCGGTTCGGCCTTGGCCGCGGTCCGGTTGTACACGGTGACCGGCAGGCCGGCCGCGACCAGCGCGGCGGCCATGCCGGAGCCCATGCCGCCGAGGCCGAGGAACGCGATCGGGCGGCCCATCAGACGCCCCCGTCCACGTTGAGCGTCACGCCGGAGATGTAGCTGGACGGGTCGCCGGCCAGGAACAACACCGCATTGGCGACATCGGAAGGCTGGCAGATCCGCCCGAGCGCCGTCATCCCGACGATGCGCTCCACCGCCGCCGGCGGCAATCCCGCCCCCGGCTCGGTTTCGGTGAGGCCGGGGGAGACCGTGTTGACGCGGATCCGTCGCGGCCCGAGTTCCTTGCACAGCGCCCGGGTCAGGCCGATCAGGGCCGCCTTCGACGTGGTGTAGTGCACGCCGTTGACCCGCCCGCGCAGCGCGACCGAGGAGCCGACGTTGATCACCGAGGCGCCGTCGGACAGCAGTCCGAGGGAGGCCCGGGTGACCAGGTAGGCCGTAGTGACGTTGTGGTCGAGGACCCGGTGCCACTCGTCCTCGGCCAGGTCGCCGAACGGCACGAAGCCGTCCACGCCCACGTTGTTCACCACCACGTCCAGGCCGCCGAGAGCAGTCCCGACGTGCTCGAGCAGCCGCGTCACGTCGGCCTGGTCGGTGACGTCGGCCCGGACGACCTCGTTGCCGTCGCCGAGTTCCTTGAGCCGCAACGCCAGGCTCGCCGCCGCTTCGCTGTCGTTGCGGTGGCACACGATCACCGACGCGCCCTCGCCGGCCAACGCCAGCGCGGTGGCCCGGCCGATGCCGCGGGTGCCGCCGGTGAGCAGCACCCGCTTGCCGGTCAACCCGAGATCCATGACCCGCCCCTACTTCTCGCCGGCGACGGCGGCCAGGGCCTTGCGCAGGCCGAACGGGAAGAAGCTCAGGTACAGCCCGTCGACCGCCTGCTCGGGGTTGATCGGCGCCTGCTTCTGCTCGTGCACCTTGTTCAGGTTGGCCAGCGGGTTGGGGTTGCCGCTCTCCGCGCCGTGCAGGTGCTGCTGCACCCGGGCGTAGACGTCGGCGGCGTCCTCCATGTCCTCGATGCCGGTGATGATCCGGTCGAAGGCGGACTGGAGGTTGAGCCCGTCGCGGTCGGCCTGGCTGAGCGTCTGGGCCTGGTAGAAGTGGTGCTCCTTGCCGCGGTAGGACTCGTAGAACGTGGAGACCAGCACCAGCAGCCGCTCGTAGGCGTGCCGGTACACCGTGGAGAAGAAGCTCTGCGCGTGCTCGATCTCGACCTCGCCGCGCTCCACGCTGACGATCGCCGCGGCGGCCAGCATCGCGCTGTAGGTGGCCAGGTGCACGCCGGTGGACAGCAGCGGGTCCAGGAAGCAGGCGGCGTCGCCGATCAGGAAGTAGCCCGGACCGGTGAACGACTCGGCGGCGTAGGAGTAGTCCTGCTCCACCTTCATCTCGCTGACCTGGGTCGCGCCCTCCAGCAGGCCGGCGATGGACGGGCACGTGCCCAGCGCCTCGTCGTAGACCGCCTGGATGGAGCCGAGCTCGCTGCGCTTGGCGTTGAACCCGTCCCGGCCGGTCACCAGGCCCACGCTGAGCGTCCCGTCGTGCAGCGGGATGCCCCAGAACCAGCCGTCCTCCACCGAGCTCACCGTGATCGCGCCGTCGGGGCCGCGGTCCAGCGGCTTGGCGTCGCGCCAGTACGACCAGGCGGCGACGTTGCGGAACACGTTGTGGAACTTGCGGTTGCGCAGGTTGCGGACGGCCATCAGGCCGTTGCGGCCGGAGGCGTCGACCAGGTAGTCGAAGGTGATCCGGCCGCCGACCGAGGCATCGTCGCTTTCCGCCCAGACCGCCGCGACCGGGCGTTCCCCGTCGAACTCCAGCTCCTTGACCTGCACGCCCTCGTGCACCTCGACGCCGAGCTCACGGGCGTGGTCGAGCAGCAGCTTGTCGAACTCCGAGCGCACCACCTGGAAGGCGTTGGCGCCGTCGTCGCCGAGCTCGCTGAACACCACCTCCCATTCCTCGGTGCCCCAGAAGAAGTAGGCGCCGCCCTTGGGCTGGAAACCGTGCGACTGCACCTTGTCGAACACCCCGAGCAGCTCGAGGATGGGCCGGCAGGAGGGCAGGATCGACTCCCCGATGTGGTAGCGCGGGAAATGGTCGCGCTCCAGCAGGGTCACCTCGAGACCCTCCTTGGCGAGCAGGCCCGCCGCGGTGGAACCGGCGGGACCGCCGCCGATCACCAGCACCCGTGTCGATTCACGCATGTGCCACTCCGTCCCTGACGATCGCTGGCAATGCCGTGGACGATGGCAGCCGTTCTTGGTGCGTCGCTGTGGAAGCGGTCCAGAACGGCGGGTGACCGTTACCATGGGTCCGGTGAGCCGTGCGCATCGTCGATCCCCACTCGCCCTGGCCATCCTGAGCCTGCTCAAGGTCGAGCCCATGCACCCGTACCGGATGCAGCAGCTGATCAAGCAGTGGGGCAAGGACGAGGTGATCAACGTCGAGCCGCGGGCGTCGCTGTACAAGATGATCGAGCGGCTGCGCAACACCGGGCTGATCGCCGTGCTGAACACCGAGCGGGACAGCCAGTGGCCGGAGCGCACGGTGTACGAGATCACCTCGGAAGGCGACGAGGTGGCCGCCGAGTGGCTGCGGGACATGCTGTCCGACCCCAAGAAGAGCTTCGCCGAGTTCCCGGCGGCGGTGTCGTTCATCCCGCTGCTGGAGCCGGCCGAGGTGATCACCCGGTTGGAGACGCGCCTGGAACGGCTGCGGGCCGAGGCCGACCGACTGGCAGACGGCATCAAGGCCACCGCGTCGGTCGTGCCCGCGGTGTCCCTGTTGGACGCCGAATACCTGCTGGCCGTCACCTCGGCCGAGATCCGGTGGGTCGACGCGGTGCTGGTGGAGCTGCGCGCCGGCCGACTCACCTGGACCCAGGAGGGTCTGCGTGCGGTCACCGAGTCGGAGGCCGACGGCCTGCCGACCCGGTGACCGGCGGGGTCACACCGTGGCCAGCTCGACCTGGACCGGCGCGTTGAAGTCGATGTGGTGCGACAGCAGCCACGCGTCGGTCGAGTCGGGCTTGTAGAAGTACTTCAGGCCGATACCCATGAAGGTGTCCCGCATCATCGCGGCGAACGGGCCGGCCGCCTTGGAGTTGGCGCTCTTCTGGCCGTACGCGATGATCTTCTCGGCCCGCTTGCGGCGGATCTGCTCGTAGGTGGTGAAGGCCTCCTCCGGGGTGGCGCAGTCACGCAGGCACCGGCCCAGCGTCACCGAGCTCTCCATGGCCATCGACGCGCCCTGGCCCGAGCTGGTCGACGCGGCGTGCGCGGCGTCGCCGACGATGACCACCCGGCCCTTGTGCCAGTGCTTGACGTCCGGCAGGTCGTACTGGGCGCCGAGCACGATCAGGCCGGCCGGACCGGTGGCCCGGATGACCGCCTCGGCCTTGGTGTTGTCCTTCTTGAACAGGTCGATCAGCTGGTTGCTCCAGCGCTCAAGACCGTCGTTGACGATCTGCTCCTTGGACAGCGGCTGGTCGCGGGGCACGTTGATGAACCACCAGACCTCCTTGGCGTTGGGCACGAACACGCCGAGGAAGGCCTTGCGGCCGAAGGTCATGTGCCAGCCGGTCGGGTCCGGCTTGAGGCCGGGGTTGGCCGCGAAGCCGCCGAAGGAGACCAGCCCGGTGTAGCGCGGGCTGGGCGCGGAGCTGTCGATCATGTTGCGGATCTGCGAGTGGATGCCGTCCGCGCCGATCAGGATGTCGGCGGTCACCGCGCTGCCGTCGGCGAAGTGCGCGGTGACCGAGTCGCCGTTGTCGGTGTAGCGGACGAACCGCTTGCCGTACTCGGTGCGGATGCCGCGCCGCTTGAGCTCGCCGTTGAGCGCCGAGAACATGTCGGCCCGGCGGAAGCTGGTGCTGTTCACGCCGTCCGAGCGCGGGATGCCGGTGGCCAGCGTGCCGATCAGCTTGCTGTCCGCGTTGTACATCTGCATCCGCGGCGCCCGGTAGCCCAGGCCCTCGGTCGCCCCG encodes:
- a CDS encoding FAD-dependent monooxygenase: MGDAEQERGTRGPRVLVAGASIAGPALAHWLRRWGAEVTVVERASELRPGGQAVDARGVAREVIARMGLADTVRAACTDTAGAQIVDADGQVLETFRAEDDGGDGFIADIEILRGDLSRVLYDDTRDGVEYVFGDRIAELTQDADGVDVVFAGGDRRRFDLVVGADGLHSSLREMVFGPHDRFLHHLGHVLAFYSVPNEFGLDQWLLEHQDQESGRSALLRPIQDATRAMAMFYFPSADFDVDHRDVAAQKVLLRARMAGLGWLTPDILAHLDDTPDFYLDQVAQVVMDRWSSGRVGLLGDAAFSSSPMSGQGTGLALVGAYVLAGELAAAGWDPDKGFAGYEARMRSFVEANQEIGRLNARSRQVPGPDAEPSPDFTGDWFTELVGRAINGVELPDYAGTTVR
- a CDS encoding DUF1772 domain-containing protein, with amino-acid sequence MIVSALSIVELLGSGLTAGVLFAVALSVLPALFAMPMDRYIETHRLLGRNWDPTMPVIVLTSTAVDVALAVLTDHAVLFGTGAVLLLAVSGVSHLCNVPINRRVKALDTSSIPAEWPDPRPLWRRFHTLRTVLAILALLVNAVAIV
- a CDS encoding LLM class flavin-dependent oxidoreductase; translated protein: MDIGVGLPTTVPGVTGPVLTEWARRAERLGFASLGVLDRLVYDNYEPVVALAAAAAVTSRIRLAATILIAAYRDSPAVLAKQLATVDHLSGGRLVVGVAAGGREDDFVEAGTAFAGRGKRLDDIVATFREVWAGSGVGPAAAPPLVMGGHSPAAMRRAAAHGQGWIGGGSSTAGYAALAEQARSAWKKAGRSDSPRMMSLGYVSLGPDGRSQAQSYLRAYYAFAGPKAEMAAAGAITDAGRLRETIAAYASVGCDELILFPCTTDPAQLDLIAAEALP
- a CDS encoding methyltransferase; its protein translation is MTATEPAVDIIELGTAFCTAKIVLSAVELGLFTELAGGPATEDELRARLGLHARAAGEFFDALVALGLLVRDGTRYRNSAVAAAQLVRGPDYQGGFLEGANYILYPAWAQLTTALRTGQAQVPGTAADAVADPRAQLGYLAMQDALSGPLADDLAGALDWSKYNTMADIGGARGNMVSLMLTAFPHLHGHVFDQPANEGPFSDHMRLRGVSDRAGFTGGDLFRDPFPRADVLVIGHVLADFSLNERISLVFKAFEAVKPGGALLVYDPMTDLERPVRDASVAGLHMLLMTEGGQAYPVVECQQWLQDAGFADVTSTRIGRGNAVVIGRKE
- a CDS encoding NAD(P)-dependent oxidoreductase, with translation MGRPIAFLGLGGMGSGMAAALVAAGLPVTVYNRTAAKAEPLVKAGATLAASAAEACDGAEVVLISLADESAVDDVLFGDAVGRLKPGTVVVDTSTVSPTFARNTELRLNASGVTRVEACVLGNPQMALAGKLRVFAAGRESDVDGVRDVLSVLSQEIRFLGPTGRASTLKLAFNLMLGVQVAGLAEAVEFAEGAGLGRDVLLDAIDNSGWQSPVLAFRSGFMRQRRYSPAAFRTVLMRKDLLLAGEQARANGIDLPVVDAAVSRYDDVMAAGRGDEDAAVLVEVRREREQG
- a CDS encoding SDR family NAD(P)-dependent oxidoreductase, with the translated sequence MDLGLTGKRVLLTGGTRGIGRATALALAGEGASVIVCHRNDSEAAASLALRLKELGDGNEVVRADVTDQADVTRLLEHVGTALGGLDVVVNNVGVDGFVPFGDLAEDEWHRVLDHNVTTAYLVTRASLGLLSDGASVINVGSSVALRGRVNGVHYTTSKAALIGLTRALCKELGPRRIRVNTVSPGLTETEPGAGLPPAAVERIVGMTALGRICQPSDVANAVLFLAGDPSSYISGVTLNVDGGV
- a CDS encoding NAD(P)/FAD-dependent oxidoreductase, producing MRESTRVLVIGGGPAGSTAAGLLAKEGLEVTLLERDHFPRYHIGESILPSCRPILELLGVFDKVQSHGFQPKGGAYFFWGTEEWEVVFSELGDDGANAFQVVRSEFDKLLLDHARELGVEVHEGVQVKELEFDGERPVAAVWAESDDASVGGRITFDYLVDASGRNGLMAVRNLRNRKFHNVFRNVAAWSYWRDAKPLDRGPDGAITVSSVEDGWFWGIPLHDGTLSVGLVTGRDGFNAKRSELGSIQAVYDEALGTCPSIAGLLEGATQVSEMKVEQDYSYAAESFTGPGYFLIGDAACFLDPLLSTGVHLATYSAMLAAAAIVSVERGEVEIEHAQSFFSTVYRHAYERLLVLVSTFYESYRGKEHHFYQAQTLSQADRDGLNLQSAFDRIITGIEDMEDAADVYARVQQHLHGAESGNPNPLANLNKVHEQKQAPINPEQAVDGLYLSFFPFGLRKALAAVAGEK
- a CDS encoding PadR family transcriptional regulator produces the protein MSRAHRRSPLALAILSLLKVEPMHPYRMQQLIKQWGKDEVINVEPRASLYKMIERLRNTGLIAVLNTERDSQWPERTVYEITSEGDEVAAEWLRDMLSDPKKSFAEFPAAVSFIPLLEPAEVITRLETRLERLRAEADRLADGIKATASVVPAVSLLDAEYLLAVTSAEIRWVDAVLVELRAGRLTWTQEGLRAVTESEADGLPTR
- a CDS encoding FAD-dependent monooxygenase: MTAVKSALIIGSGIAGPVTAMALQKAGIDVTIFEAYDGRAANVGGAFTIATNGLDALDAIDALGATEGLGYRAPRMQMYNADSKLIGTLATGIPRSDGVNSTSFRRADMFSALNGELKRRGIRTEYGKRFVRYTDNGDSVTAHFADGSAVTADILIGADGIHSQIRNMIDSSAPSPRYTGLVSFGGFAANPGLKPDPTGWHMTFGRKAFLGVFVPNAKEVWWFINVPRDQPLSKEQIVNDGLERWSNQLIDLFKKDNTKAEAVIRATGPAGLIVLGAQYDLPDVKHWHKGRVVIVGDAAHAASTSSGQGASMAMESSVTLGRCLRDCATPEEAFTTYEQIRRKRAEKIIAYGQKSANSKAAGPFAAMMRDTFMGIGLKYFYKPDSTDAWLLSHHIDFNAPVQVELATV